A genome region from Clostridium pasteurianum includes the following:
- a CDS encoding 4Fe-4S single cluster domain-containing protein, translated as MKIRLHRFLDKTQVEGPGTRCCIWVQGCKRHCKGCAAKETWSFQYGNIVEVSDLYQRIINIKGIEGVTFVGGEPFEQAAPLYELGKKLKNIGLSIVVFTGYTYDEILKKGNEQWLNLLSITDLLIDGAFEEDKFDLSRPWVGSSNQNYRFLTSRYEKLERNLKTIKNKIEIIMDKNGNILINGMGDFKKIKEIFRS; from the coding sequence ATGAAAATAAGGTTGCATAGATTTTTGGATAAGACACAGGTTGAAGGTCCAGGTACAAGATGTTGCATTTGGGTGCAAGGATGTAAAAGACATTGTAAGGGATGTGCAGCTAAGGAAACATGGTCTTTTCAATATGGAAATATAGTTGAAGTTAGTGACTTATATCAAAGAATAATTAATATAAAAGGAATAGAAGGAGTTACATTCGTTGGAGGAGAGCCATTTGAACAAGCAGCTCCCTTGTATGAGCTTGGCAAAAAACTTAAAAATATTGGGCTGTCTATAGTTGTATTTACAGGCTATACATATGATGAAATATTGAAAAAGGGAAATGAACAATGGTTAAATTTATTATCTATAACTGATTTATTAATTGATGGTGCTTTTGAAGAAGATAAATTTGACTTATCAAGACCTTGGGTTGGATCTTCAAATCAAAATTATAGATTTTTAACGTCAAGATATGAGAAACTTGAAAGAAATCTTAAAACTATTAAAAATAAGATTGAAATCATAATGGATAAAAACGGTAACATTTTAATAAATGGTATGGGAGATTTTAAAAAAATCAAAGAAATATTTAGAAGTTAA
- a CDS encoding response regulator transcription factor: protein MNERVLVVDDDEEIANLVSIYLTNEGYEVIKAYDGLEALNMAYNYKPQLVILDIMMPGIDGMEVCKKIRESLNVPIIMLSAKVQSSDKIAGLLTGADDYITKPFDQLEFIVRVKTLMRRTYLFDKKENENHDRGSIILGSLTIKKATHSVFVNDKKIELTAKEFEILYLLASNPGRVFNAEEIFKIVWKERYFQSNNTVMVHISNLRDKIEGYLDGEKLIHTVWGVGYKIEKK from the coding sequence GTGAATGAAAGAGTTTTAGTAGTGGATGATGATGAAGAAATTGCTAATTTGGTTTCTATATATTTAACTAATGAGGGATATGAAGTAATTAAAGCTTATGATGGCTTAGAGGCTTTAAATATGGCCTATAATTATAAACCACAATTGGTGATTTTAGATATTATGATGCCTGGTATAGATGGTATGGAGGTTTGTAAAAAAATCCGGGAAAGTTTGAATGTACCTATTATAATGCTAAGTGCAAAGGTTCAGAGTAGTGATAAAATTGCAGGGCTTTTAACCGGTGCTGATGATTATATAACTAAGCCTTTTGATCAGCTTGAATTTATTGTACGTGTAAAAACTTTAATGAGAAGAACTTATTTATTTGATAAAAAAGAAAATGAAAACCATGATAGAGGTTCTATAATCTTGGGTAGCTTAACTATAAAGAAAGCTACGCATTCAGTTTTTGTAAATGATAAAAAAATAGAGTTAACGGCAAAGGAATTTGAAATATTATATCTTTTAGCAAGCAATCCCGGAAGGGTTTTTAATGCTGAGGAAATATTTAAAATTGTATGGAAGGAGAGATATTTTCAATCCAATAATACAGTTATGGTTCATATAAGCAATCTTAGAGATAAAATTGAAGGCTATTTAGATGGCGAAAAATTAATACATACTGTATGGGGGGTAGGGTATAAAATTGAAAAAAAGTGA
- a CDS encoding D-alanyl-D-alanine carboxypeptidase family protein, whose product MKSIFRKKIWIFALLFIIALMIKNGSGMFSIFKNKFETISFFGKPRISAKAALTLDVSDNKIIYQKNIHERMYPASTTKLLTAQVFADNMQRDSLITYTRDSKMQPASKLDLIVGEKLTGDTAMKAMLIYSANDIAEAIGENVSGSIPAFAEKMNEKANSLGLHESNFENSNGLPDENHYTTAYDLSLIAKNVYKYPWIMETIGKRNCDIRTRGRYIDLQNTNKLLGIHGCIAGKTGYTSEAGRCLVAYYERDNKKMIGIVLCDNDEESINKDMEKIIDWSYSKLH is encoded by the coding sequence ATGAAAAGTATATTTAGAAAAAAGATTTGGATTTTTGCATTATTATTCATAATTGCATTAATGATTAAAAATGGAAGTGGAATGTTTAGTATATTTAAAAATAAATTTGAAACTATTAGTTTCTTTGGAAAACCAAGAATATCTGCTAAGGCTGCATTAACTCTGGATGTAAGTGACAATAAAATAATATATCAGAAGAATATACACGAAAGAATGTATCCTGCAAGTACTACGAAACTTTTAACTGCTCAGGTTTTTGCTGATAATATGCAAAGAGATAGTCTTATAACCTATACAAGAGACTCAAAGATGCAGCCTGCAAGCAAACTAGATTTAATAGTAGGTGAAAAATTAACGGGAGATACAGCAATGAAAGCAATGCTTATATATTCTGCTAATGATATTGCAGAGGCTATAGGTGAAAATGTAAGTGGCAGCATTCCAGCATTTGCAGAAAAAATGAATGAAAAAGCTAACTCACTTGGTCTTCATGAGAGCAATTTTGAAAATTCAAATGGTTTGCCAGATGAAAATCATTATACAACGGCATATGATTTGAGCTTAATTGCTAAAAATGTATACAAGTATCCGTGGATAATGGAGACTATAGGAAAAAGAAATTGTGATATTAGGACAAGAGGTAGATATATTGATCTTCAAAATACGAACAAGCTTCTAGGAATTCATGGCTGTATAGCTGGAAAAACAGGATATACTTCAGAAGCTGGAAGATGCCTAGTTGCATACTATGAAAGGGATAATAAGAAAATGATAGGTATTGTATTATGCGATAATGATGAGGAAAGTATAAATAAGGATATGGAAAAGATTATCGATTGGAGTTATTCAAAATTGCATTAG
- a CDS encoding DUF2997 domain-containing protein, translated as MSGKIKITIFEDGHVQGEINGIKGKKCTNYIKILEELLDSKVVDSDYTPEYYELETQDINEDEKLTLKNN; from the coding sequence ATGTCAGGTAAAATAAAAATTACAATTTTTGAAGATGGACATGTTCAAGGGGAAATTAATGGCATTAAGGGTAAAAAATGTACTAATTATATAAAAATATTAGAGGAACTTTTGGACTCTAAAGTTGTGGATTCTGATTATACACCAGAGTATTACGAATTAGAAACTCAGGATATAAATGAAGATGAAAAATTAACTCTTAAAAATAATTAA
- a CDS encoding sensor histidine kinase: MKKSEVYKFEFKIFSLFLIVAVCSEVTVLFIGVLKNAIEEIMIVYFSNALTIARAAFSDITSFFKAFSIFEYIIAFIVWFHVIFNKKSKYFLKISEAVSEMSGGNFKIRVDVKSEDKLGKLASNINKIMDEFNSTLEDERRSEQTKMNLITSVSHDLRTPLTSILGYLQLIENDECRDEVALWYYVDIAYNKTKRLKVLIDDLFELTTLNNYGRKILKKEIDVVELINQLAIEYRLNFRKANIECRLDFTDEKVHILGDSILLVRAFENLIFNCIKYSKTSDFMDISVQKEDDKAILRFINYGEPISPQDIPYIFERFYRVEKSRSDKTGGSGLGLAIAKNIVELHGGEISAESSIHETVFKIILPCI; this comes from the coding sequence TTGAAAAAAAGTGAAGTGTATAAATTTGAGTTTAAAATTTTTAGCTTATTTCTAATTGTTGCAGTATGTTCTGAAGTAACAGTACTTTTTATTGGAGTTCTAAAGAATGCTATTGAAGAGATAATGATAGTTTATTTTAGTAATGCTCTTACTATTGCACGAGCTGCTTTTAGTGACATAACAAGTTTTTTTAAAGCATTTAGTATTTTTGAATATATAATAGCATTTATTGTTTGGTTTCATGTTATTTTTAATAAGAAAAGTAAATACTTCTTAAAAATAAGTGAAGCTGTTAGTGAAATGTCAGGAGGAAATTTTAAAATTCGTGTAGATGTGAAGTCCGAGGATAAGCTTGGAAAGTTGGCATCAAATATTAATAAAATTATGGATGAATTTAATTCAACTTTAGAAGATGAAAGAAGATCAGAGCAAACTAAAATGAATCTTATAACCAGTGTATCTCATGATTTAAGGACACCGCTTACTTCTATTTTAGGATACTTGCAGCTCATAGAAAATGATGAATGTAGGGATGAAGTTGCTCTATGGTATTATGTTGATATAGCCTATAATAAAACTAAAAGATTAAAGGTTTTAATAGATGATTTATTTGAACTTACAACCTTAAATAATTATGGAAGAAAAATTTTAAAAAAGGAAATAGATGTGGTAGAACTTATAAATCAGCTTGCAATTGAATATAGGCTTAATTTTAGAAAGGCAAATATTGAATGCAGATTGGATTTTACAGATGAAAAAGTACATATTTTAGGTGATAGTATACTACTTGTGAGGGCTTTTGAAAATTTAATTTTTAATTGTATAAAATATTCTAAGACCAGTGATTTTATGGATATATCTGTTCAAAAGGAAGATGATAAAGCTATTTTACGCTTTATAAATTATGGTGAGCCTATATCGCCTCAAGATATTCCTTATATTTTTGAAAGATTTTATAGAGTTGAAAAATCAAGATCGGATAAAACTGGTGGCTCGGGTTTAGGACTTGCAATAGCTAAAAATATTGTTGAACTTCACGGAGGAGAAATTAGCGCAGAGAGTAGTATTCATGAAACTGTATTTAAGATAATACTTCCGTGTATATAA
- a CDS encoding GNAT family N-acetyltransferase, with the protein MKKYYETHRLILKVLNKTYSKEVLDYYVRNKEFLEEWEPARKAEFYTKEYQEKQLDMDSRSIESGEAFKLWIFKKGENKTIGYFAFNNIVREIFLSCFLGYKLDGDEIRKGYMYEALKKGIDIAFKELGLHRIEANIMPKNKASLALAQKLNFYNEGLAYKYLKIDGQWEDHIHMVLLNAEK; encoded by the coding sequence ATGAAAAAATATTATGAAACACATCGCCTTATACTTAAAGTTCTTAATAAAACATATTCAAAAGAAGTTTTAGATTACTATGTGAGAAATAAAGAATTTTTAGAAGAATGGGAACCAGCAAGAAAAGCAGAATTTTATACGAAGGAATATCAAGAAAAGCAGTTAGATATGGATTCAAGGAGTATAGAAAGTGGAGAAGCATTTAAGCTTTGGATATTCAAGAAGGGAGAAAATAAGACCATAGGATATTTTGCTTTTAACAATATTGTAAGAGAAATTTTCTTATCATGTTTTCTTGGGTACAAGCTTGATGGAGATGAAATTAGAAAAGGATATATGTATGAAGCACTTAAAAAGGGGATAGATATTGCATTTAAAGAATTGGGACTGCATAGAATTGAAGCTAATATCATGCCTAAAAATAAAGCTTCGCTGGCACTTGCTCAAAAGCTTAATTTTTATAACGAAGGACTTGCTTATAAATATTTAAAGATAGATGGACAGTGGGAAGACCATATACATATGGTTCTGCTTAATGCGGAAAAGTAA
- a CDS encoding VanZ family protein — protein sequence MEKAEKIKSHKVSIFKSIVTVLSVIYIAALLKIILFKNVTLAQMFGEYKKMRSVNLIPFKSIFESFAASKGMGAFWTASNVFGNLIVFIPFGYLVPMMWKKAMKFKNILMLSAGLSLFFETFQYITGTGSSDIDDIMLNTMGAIIGYILLGYLKKFIKKDKIQYIFVIFVTILFLASGFFVAFEKYGVMLHLTKLHEVVKGGNDIPKSRADVFGKFIDGNESQISLNTKIEDSDVKRTVVNGKVKNKTDKVSESNINVLLNSSTKVYLQRRSYSDNTMTIVNTRMSKNKIIKISRNSWIEVWGKRENDKILASIIVVQAKE from the coding sequence ATGGAAAAAGCAGAAAAAATAAAATCACATAAAGTTTCTATATTTAAAAGCATTGTAACTGTGCTTTCTGTAATATATATTGCAGCGCTATTAAAAATAATTTTATTTAAAAATGTGACATTAGCACAAATGTTTGGAGAATACAAAAAAATGCGTTCAGTTAATTTGATTCCGTTTAAATCCATATTTGAATCTTTTGCAGCATCTAAGGGTATGGGGGCATTTTGGACTGCTAGCAATGTATTTGGAAATTTAATTGTATTTATACCCTTTGGATATCTTGTTCCAATGATGTGGAAAAAAGCAATGAAATTTAAAAATATTTTAATGCTTTCTGCAGGGTTAAGTCTATTTTTTGAGACTTTTCAATATATAACTGGTACTGGAAGTAGTGATATTGATGATATTATGCTTAATACTATGGGAGCTATTATAGGATACATATTATTAGGTTATTTGAAGAAATTTATAAAGAAGGACAAGATTCAATACATTTTTGTTATTTTTGTTACAATTTTATTTTTGGCAAGTGGATTTTTTGTGGCCTTTGAGAAGTATGGTGTAATGCTGCATCTTACTAAGTTGCATGAAGTAGTAAAAGGTGGAAATGATATACCTAAAAGTAGGGCAGATGTTTTTGGAAAATTTATAGATGGAAATGAAAGTCAAATAAGTTTAAATACAAAAATAGAAGATAGTGATGTAAAAAGAACTGTAGTTAATGGTAAGGTGAAAAATAAAACTGATAAGGTATCTGAAAGCAATATAAATGTTTTGCTTAATTCATCAACTAAAGTTTATTTACAGAGGAGAAGTTATAGTGATAATACAATGACTATAGTGAATACTAGAATGTCAAAAAATAAAATTATAAAAATTAGTAGGAATTCCTGGATTGAAGTATGGGGGAAACGCGAGAATGATAAAATTTTGGCAAGTATTATAGTAGTCCAAGCAAAAGAGTAG